Below is a genomic region from Salvelinus fontinalis isolate EN_2023a chromosome 38, ASM2944872v1, whole genome shotgun sequence.
CGCGCTGCAGTGGGTCAGGAAGACCAACAATGACCACCTGCTAACAGTGGTAAGACAGATGATACATTCACACAGTGGTATTAATTACAACAACTATTGGGGGAGAATCAGGCAGAGAATTCATTTTTTGTTATATTTCTCTCCTCTGAGTTCCTGTCTGGTTGTGTTTGTGTGGATACAGGACGCTGGTGGAGGTCGAGTGAGAATAGAGGATGGCTATGTCCTGGTAGTTGACAATGTGACGCCCTCAGATGGAGGGCTGTACAGCTGCATAGCTATCAGTCCTGCTGGCAACGCCTCCACAGACTTCAGCCTGCAGAGTAAGGCCACTCTTGACCTTCCTACTCTGTTATGATAATACTTAGCGCTAACACAACATTCCACTGGACAGAGACGTCAGTTCaatgtgaattcaacgtgaaatcaacagaAAATGTCACcaagtcattggatttaggtgaaaaaaacatgtttaattaagttgattacttttttcaaatccaatcagttttccacgttgattcaacgtcattgCATTCCATTTTTTGGTtttaatgacatggaaacaacattgattcaatcaGTTTTTACCTTTCTATAAAGGGACAAGCAGCCACAAACCACTATAAAATTCTAAAATAACTGAAAACAGTGGGAGATTTTAGCTAAAGTGTAGGTactctaaactcagcaaaaaaagaaacgtccctttttcaggaccctgtctttcaaaggtaattcataaaaatccaaataacttcacagatcttcattgtaaagggttttgaCACTATTTCCCAtgttgttcaatgaaccataaacaattaataaacatgcacctgtggaatggtcgttaagacactaacagcttacagacggtaggcaattaaggtcacagttatgaaaacttaggacactaaagaggcctttctactgactctgaaaaacaccaaaagaaagctgcccagggtccctgctcatctgcgtgaacatgccttaggcatgctgcaaggaggcatgaggactgcagatgtggccggggcaataaattgcaatgtccgtactgtgagacgcctaagacagcatgacagggagacaggatagctgatcatcctcacagtgggagaccacgtgtaacaacacctgcacaggatcggtacatccgaacatcacacctgcgggacaggtacagaatggcaacaacaactgcccaagttacaccaggaacgcacaatccctccatcactgCTCAGATTGTCCGCAatagactgagagaggctggactgagggattgtaggtctgttgtaaggcaggttctcaccagaaatcaccggcaacaacatcgcctatgggcacaaacccaccgtcgctggaccagacaggacaggcaaaAAGTGGTCTTCACTGAAGAgccgtggttttgtctcaccaggggtgatggccggattcgtgtttatcgtcgaaggagcgagtgttacaccgaggcctgtactctggagcgggatggatttggaggtggagggtccgtcatggtctggggcggtgtgtcacagcatcatcggactgagcttgttgtcattgcagtcgcgttacagggaagacatccccctccctcatgtggtacccttcctgcaggctcatcctgacatgaccctacaGCGTGACAATggtaccagccatactgctcgttctgtgtgtgatttcctgcaagacaggaatgtcagtgtcctgccatggccagcgaagagcctggatctcaaacccattgagcacgtctgggacctgttggatcggagggtgagggctagggccattccccacagaaatgtccgggaacttgcaggtgccttggtggaagagtggggtaacatctcacagcaagaactgtccatgaggaggagatgcactgcagtacttaatgcagctgggggccacaccagatactgactgttacttttgaccccctctttgttcagggacacattattccatttctgttagtcacatgtctgtggaacttgttcagttcatgtctcagttgttgaatcttgctatgttcataaaaatatttacacatgttaagtttgctgaaaataaacgcagttgacagtgagaggacatatCTTTTTTTGGTGAGTTTATTTATATTTGCAGTATTCATCGTTTTTTATTTCTaatgtgtaacggcagccttccttctcttcaagagaagaggaggtgtagcagggatcggaccaagacgcagcgtagttggtgctcaacatatttaataatgataaacagtgaacacttaacaattacaaaaataacaaaatgtggcaaaccgatacagtcctagctggttcagagaaaacacagagacaggaaacaaccacccaccaaccccaacacaaaacaagccacctatatatgattcccaatcagagacaacacaaaacatctgtctctgattgagaaccatattaggccaaacacagaaacagacaaactagacacacaacatagaatgcccacccagctcacgtcccgaccaacactaaaacaagcaaaacacacaagaactatggtcagaacgtgacataatGACAATGTTCTTATTCTTTCATCTCTGACATGTTCATTCCCTCTTCACCTCTCTGTCTTTGAACTGCTCTgcacctccctcctttctccctatttctccctccttCAATCCTCTCGCTCTCCAtgtttctctcatctctcctcccccaGCCTGGCCAGGTAAAGCATCCCAGGTAAGTGGCACCCCAGGGCCCACATCGGTCCACTTCACCCTGGGTGCTTCCCTGGTGGACGGGGGCTCTCCCATCACCCACTTCACCCTCCAGTGGAAGACAGGACGTGAGAACAATTGGCAGGAGAGAGTCATCCAGTCCACAGGTAAAAACCTGACTCTCAGTGCCCAAACTATTTAATGAAATACTGTAGATGATGTTTGAGACAGATGAAGCCAATGAATACGCTGCGGACTAGAAGTCGTAACTGAACACGGATTTCCCTAAACCATGGGAGGCCTCTGATGACCATTTTAGTGATATGACTAGTTATGAGAAGTTTGATTAGTTTTAGtgtatacatacagtggggagaacaagtatttgatacactgacgattttgcaggttttcctacttacaaagcatgtagaggtctgtaattttttatcataggtacacttcaactgtgagagacggaatctaaaacaaaaatccagaaaatcacattgtatgatttttaagtaattaatttgcattttattgcatgatataagtatttgatacatcagaaaagcagaacttaatatttggtacagaaacctttgtttgcaattacagagatcatacgtttcctgtagttcttgaccaggtttgcacacactgcagcagggattttggcccactcctccatacagaccttctccagatctttcaggtttcggggctgtcgctgggcaatacggactttcagctccctccaaagattttctattgggttcaggtctggagactggctaggccactccaggaccttgagatgcttcttacggagccacaccttagttgccctggctgtgtgtttcgggtcgttgtcatgctggaagacccagccacgacccatcttcaatgctcttactgagggaaggaggttgttggccaagatctcacgatacatggccccatccatcctcccctcaatacggtgcagtcgtcctgtccccttgcagaaaagcatccccaaataatgatttttccacctccatgcttcacggttgggatggtgttcttggggttgtactcatccttctttttcttccaaacacggcgagtggagtttagaccaaaaggctctatttttgtctcatcagaccacatgaccttcttccattcctcctctggatcatccagatggtcattggcaaacttcagacgggcctggacatgcgctggcttgagcagggggaccttgcgtgcgctgcaggattttaatccatgatggcgtggtgtgttactaatggttttctttgagactgtggtcccagctctcttcaggtcattgaccaggtcttgccgtgtagttctgggctgatccctcaccttcctcatgatcattgatgccccacgaggtgagatcatgcatggagccccagaccgagggtgattgaccgtcatcttcaacttcttccattttctaataattgcgccaacagttgttgccttctcaccaagctgcttgcctattgtcctgtagcccatcccggccttgtgcaggtctacaattttacccctgatgtccttacacagctctctggtcttcgccattgtggagaggttggagtctgtttgattgagtgtgtggacaggtgtcttttatacaggtaacgagttcaaacaggtgcagttaatacaggtaatgagtggagaataggagggcttcttaaaaaaaaatgagcaggtctgtgagagccggaattcttactggttggtaggtgatcaaatacttatgtcatgcaataaaatgcaaattaattacttaaaaatcatacaatgtgattttctggatttttgttttagattccgtctctcacagtgtacctatgataaaaaattacagacctctacatgctttgtaagtaggaaaacctgcaaaatcggcagtgtctcaaatacttgttctccccactgtatataaaagtaatgtgtgtgttcatgcaccCTGTTGTTTGTGTGCAGACCCCCTGGTTATCACAGATCTGAATCCATACACCACCTACTCTGTCCGGTTTGCCCCACAGAACCACCTGGGTCAGGGAGGCTTCTCCGAAGAGCTCACCGTCCGCACACAGGGCATACGTGAGTgtcaccctcctcttcctcctctctctctcctcactctcaatCGCATCATATCTAGGCAAATGCAGTATAATTATTACTAATTGTCACCAACTATCATTGTTCAAACTGCATTACTTGTGTCAACAAGCTACAGTATATCCATATTGCCTACTGTTTTGAGTGTCTATCTACAGTTGGAGTcgtaggtttacatacacttaggttgtttcttgttaacaaactatattttggcaagtcggttaggacatatactttgtgcatgacacaagtaatttttccaacaattgtttacagacagattatttcacttataattcactgtatcacaaaagtatctatatccacagtcaaactagtcctatattgacataacctgaaaggtcggtcagcaaggaagaagccactgctccaaaaccgtcataaaaaagccagactacggtttgtaactgcacatggggacaaagatcgtacttttcggagaaatgtcctctggtctgataaaacaaaaatagaactgtttggtcataatgaccatcgttatgtttgtaggaaaaagggggaggcttgcaagccgaagaacaccatcccaaccgtgaagcacggggtggcagcatcatgttgtgggggtgctttgctgcaggagggactggtgcacttcacaatatagatggcatcataaggatggaaaattatgtggatatattgaagcaacatctcaagacatcggttaagaagttaaagcttggttgcaaatgggtcttccaaatggacaatgaccccaagcatacttccaaagttgaggcaaaatggcttaaggacaacaaagtcaaagagtggccatcacaaagccctgacctcaatcctatagaaaatatgtgggcagaactgaaaaaagtgtgtgcgagcaaggaggcctacaaacctgactcagttacaacagctctgtcaggaggaatgggccaaaattcacccaacttattgtggaaagcttgtggaaggctacacaaaacgtttgaccgaagttaaggcaatgctaccaaatactaattgagtgtatgtaaacttctgacccactgggaatgtgatgacagaAAGATAAGCTGAAATGAAACAttctctacttttattctgacatttcacattcttaaaagaaagtgttgatcctaactgaactaaaaCAGAGAGCTTttactaggaataaatgtcaggaattgtgaaaaactgagatttcatgtatttgcctaaggtgtatgtaaacttccgacttcagctgtatattgGCTGGAAGAAATATTAATCTGTCATAATTCACTCATTCCACTGTCAAATGATCATCCACATGACATCATCACCTGCTCGCTGACGACTATTCATGCTCCATTATTGCCCCGCTCCTGATGACATCATCCCATTCCATTGGCATTCGGCCCCGCAGGAGGTAAAGTACTGACGTGATGTGTCGAAAAACTCTGAAAAGTTTGTTTTTCACGGATAACCAACCTCCCTAACATGACAGTAGATTTTACTACAACAGTTTCACACACTGTGGTGTAGTTATAAGCTGGCTGATGCATGAACACCCCTGACCTCTGTACCTATTGTACCAACACACtgcctctacctccctccctccctccccaggggAACCAGACAGCCCAGTCCTGGTGGCCAGCGTGGGGAAGGTTGAGGGCAATATGTTCTCAATCCCTTTAACACAGTTGGACAACGGAGGCGCCCCCATTATCCACTACACTGTCCGCTACAGAGTGGTGAGTATGCATGCGTTTCTGTTTTTCAGGGAAGACAAAAGATCAAGACATTACAGAGTGTGCAAGACCttacaccacccccccccccccccctcctcctctctctttcttagaATAAGGTGGACGAGGACTGGAGGGAGAAGGACCTGCCGTCCAACTCGACAGTGATCAACCTCCATGACCTGCAGTATAAATCAGACTACCACATGGAGGTGCGAGCCGTCAACCCCTACGGCTCCTCTAGCCCCGTCAAGCTGAACTTCAGCGTCCCACAGCCTGGTAAGCTGCTATGGCGTACTGTAGTAGTGAAATAAAGCTTGAGACCTTCCGAGAGGTGGGACAAATACTGGATTGAGCAGAGTAACGTAGTGCTACCACCACCTTTTGATTAACCGGTATGTCAGAGTGAAGGACACACCAGAACTCaacaacaatataacaaacaatTACATACTTTATTAAACATTtaattgtcacggccgtcgtagggaggagaccaaggcgcagcgtgataaacgtacattcttctttatttaaagaatgaacactgaacaaaacgaacaaaataacaaaacgaactgtgAAGCTAATATGACTAGTGCAGACAGgtaactaaacatagaataagaacccacaaaaccaaaagagaaaatggcaacctaaatatgatcccctatcagagacaatgataaacagctgcctctgattgggaaccaattcaggccaccatagacatacatttgCCAAGACCTACCAACACCCTtaaacatacaaaaaaacctagacaatacaaaacaagcatacccaccctcgtcacaccctgacgtAACCAAAATagtaaagaaaacatagataactaaggtcagggcgggaCATTCATTTCATGAGACAGCGTGGAGTATCTCAGACAGGCATCCTACTATATTTCTGCTGTCTATGCAACTAAGCCTTTTTAGGAAGAAGAACACTGTGGTGTAAGGCATACACAAAACTGTGGCGTTCTGCAtcagcatcgaacagcccccgtgatatgcaacttttcagggaagttagaaaccagtatacacaggcagttagaaaagccaaggctagctttttcaagcagaaatttgcttcctgcaacacaaactcaaaaaagttctgggacactgtaaagtccatggagaataagaacacctcctcccagctgcccactgcactgaggataggaaactctgtcaccacagacaaattcactataattgagaatttcaataagcatttttctatggctggccatgctttccacctggctacccctaccccggtcaacagcactgcaccccccacagcaactcgcccaagccttccccatttctccttctcccaaatccagtcaacTGATggtctgaaagagctgcaaaatctggaccctacaaatcagccgggctagacaatctggaccctttcttacaaaaattatctgccgaaattgttgcaacccctattactagcctgttcaacctctctttcgtgtcgtctgagattcccaaacaGCAGTGCtgttctaaggtcttcgaaagccaagtcaacaaacaggttaccgaccatttcgaatcccaccgcctCCGCTattcaatctggtttcagagctggtcatgggtgcacctcagccacgctcaaggtcctaaatgatatcttaaccgccatcgataagaaacaatactgtgcagccgtattcattgacctggccatggctttcgactctgtcaaccgccacatcctcatcggcagactcgatagccttggtttctcaaatgattgcctctcCTGGTAAACctactacttctctgatagattTCAGTgtttcaaatcggagggcctgttgtccgggcctctggcagtctctatgggggtgccacagggttcaattcttggactgactctcttctctgtatacatcaatgatgtcgctcttgctgctggtgagtctctgatccacctctacgcagacgacaccattctgtatacttctgccccttctttggacactgtgttaacaaccctccagacgagcttcaatgccatacaactctccttccgtggcctccaactgctcttaaatacaagtagaactaaatgtatgctcttcaaccgatcgctgctcgcacctgcccgcccgtccagtatCACTACTCCGGACggatctgacttagaatatgtggacaactacaaatacctaggtgtctggttagactgtaaactctccttccagattcacatcaaacatctccaatccaaagttaaatctagaattggcttcctatttcacaacaaagcatccttcactcatgctgccaaacataccctcgtaaaactgatcatcctaccaatcctcgacttcggcaatgtcatttacaaaatagcctccaacaccctactcaataaattggatgcagtctatcacagtgccatccgttttgtcaccaaagccccatatactatccaccactgcgacctgtacgctctcgttggctggccctcgcttcatactcgtcaccaaacccactggctccaggtcatctacaagaccctgctaggtgaAGTCCCCCCttctctcagctcactggtcaccatagcagcacccacccgtagcacgcgctccagcaggtatatctctctggtcacccccaaagccaattcctcctttggccgcctctccttccagttctctgctgccaatgactggaatgaactacaaaaatctctgaaactggaaacacttatctccctcactagctttaagcaccagctgtcagagcagctcacagattactgaacctgtacgtagcccatctataatttagcccaaacaactaccccttcccctactgtagttatttatttattttgctcctttgcaccccattatttctatttctacttctactttgcacattccaCTGCAACTCTACCatgccagtgttttacttgctatgttGTATTTACTTCGCATCTGCAGACACTGGCTTGGACCAATACAAACAGTCAAAAGACCCACATGATAGTGATGAAGGCACATATAGGACCCAGCCCTAAAAACTAAACACATTTAACAGGACTCAGGGGTGGGGTCTGAGTGTGTGCTGTGGGGTCTGTGGGGTCTGAGTGTGTGCACCCTTGCTGAGCCGGCAGGCATGGCAATTTCCAGGCCGACGGTAGGTACATATCTAAGGTGCACTGAGTAGCCTTAGCCTTAAGCAACAACCCTTTAAAAAAGCTTTCTTATCTGGTTGTCGTCGGCAGCCCTACACAGCAGCGAATAACACCCTCCCACCATTATAGGGTGAGTGCAATATAATTGCAAGGGCTACGAAGCCTCACGTTCACCGAAGGACCGGCTCCTCCGCTACCACCTTTCTGCGCTCTCACCTTCTAATAGTTTTTCCAGAGTCCCGGGCAGAGCTGGCGAACAGGCACAGGTGCCAGCAATTAGTTCATTATTTGGTGATGTCATTCCTTACGAGCTGTTTCACAGCTTTACCACAGTCACATACTGGAAAATGGACTATTTCCCAGTGGAGAGGAAAATATCTCTGAAATAAAAACAGTTACAGAACAGAATGCCAGGTCAGGATAAAATGTTTTACTGAGTTTAAATATGattatctctccctctgtgtctttctccttctctccatccctttcatcccctccctcactccttccctcccttcttccctttCAGTAGCCAAGATGAATAAGGGTGGGATGGGGAAAGGGGCTGTGGCAGGCATTGTCATAGCCATCTTCTTGGCGCTACTGATCGCTGTGGACGCCACCTGTTGCTACACCAACCACTGCGGCATGCTGATGTTCCTGGCTGTCAAGCTGTTTGGGCAGAAGGTCCCTGGGATGAAGACTGTGGAGGAGGGTGATAGCACCTCTAATGGGTAATACTTTTCTCTAGCCTACTGTCTGCCTGTTCCTCAATGTAACATATTCAGAGGGTTGTAGTGTGGTTATGTGTGTTTCTCTATATGAACCCTCCTGAGCCTCAGTTTGTGTGTCCTTCAATGCAGAGACTTGAAGTTGAATGGGCTAGGAATACCGAGGGATACCATCCCAAAGCTGCAGACACAAAATGGGGAAAAGAATGGGTTGCAGGCGGAGGTCACGTGCGACAAAGCACCCCTCACCAAATTCGAGTAGGTGGCCCATGATGATGTCAGATGGGTGGACACAGCCCCCCTTGCCCTAAACGGGCTGTGATCTATAAAAAATTGCAAAAAGAGGCACCTCCGCACTTATAAGTCAGCAAGTGTGTTTGATCACTGACTAATTAAATTATAACTAATATACTCATGTGCAAAGTGACACCCGTAGCCATTTTTTATACCCATTTTAATTGTTAGGTAGCCACCACCCACTTGCCACTGCTAGAGTCTTTGATGACTTGAGCTGACGAACACAGGAATGCCCTCTCAGAATTAGTAGGCACACAGTCTTATTTTTCTGTATTTGCATGTGCATATTTAGTTACTGAGCTAATGACTCATTAAATATTTGCATGGCTAGTTGTATTGAGTTGTATTTTATTTCTAACCTATCATTTCCTATCAGGAAGACGTCCCCCAATGGAGATCCTGCCACAGAGGCCTGAGTTACTGAACAGGAAGTGACATCCTAGTATCTGAAGAATGGAACCTGTAAATGTCAGTAGAAAGGAGGAAGTATTGTGAGTTGAGGGGTCTTAGTTAAATGTTTTTGGAGAGTTCCCAGGACAG
It encodes:
- the LOC129837762 gene encoding neural cell adhesion molecule 1-like isoform X2, whose amino-acid sequence is MAESMLILRMCSIMLVLGFSEAKMEIITPKQDVLLGEKAMLLCKAGGEGDITWQKDGEDVEGDQVEKVDETSSKLFIRDAKLEDAGLYTCLCEFDTGDRDHTFQTVFVYERPSFGETLAYHEFLEGQDVVITCMVTGKPEVEVNWERDHEKLQSEGRITRLKDNSLQINNINRKDHGTYTCEAKIKDRPIFEKLDISISVNVPPTAKIHEEVKKVTAGPETNVSLSCLVEGVPQPNIIWTVPDSSDESRYKYNSDKSELIISSVVRSDYGEYICTAKNKISESSAMIMLDVSEHPVAVLSQKKMELEPGQTLSVSCNVSGQPMPALQWVRKTNNDHLLTVDAGGGRVRIEDGYVLVVDNVTPSDGGLYSCIAISPAGNASTDFSLQTWPGKASQVSGTPGPTSVHFTLGASLVDGGSPITHFTLQWKTGRENNWQERVIQSTDPLVITDLNPYTTYSVRFAPQNHLGQGGFSEELTVRTQGIREPDSPVLVASVGKVEGNMFSIPLTQLDNGGAPIIHYTVRYRVNKVDEDWREKDLPSNSTVINLHDLQYKSDYHMEVRAVNPYGSSSPVKLNFSVPQPVAKMNKGGMGKGAVAGIVIAIFLALLIAVDATCCYTNHCGMLMFLAVKLFGQKVPGMKTVEEGDSTSNGDLKLNGLGIPRDTIPKLQTQNGEKNGLQAEVTCDKAPLTKFEKTSPNGDPATEA
- the LOC129837762 gene encoding neural cell adhesion molecule 1-like isoform X4, with product MAESMLILRMCSIMLVLGFSEAKMEIITPKQDVLLGEKAMLLCKAGGEGDITWQKDGEDVEGDQVEKVDETSSKLFIRDAKLEDAGLYTCLCEFDTGDRDHTFQTVFVYERPSFGETLAYHEFLEGQDVVITCMVTGKPEVEVNWERDHEKLQSEGRITRLKDNSLQINNINRKDHGTYTCEAKIKDRPIFEKLDISISVNVPPTAKIHEEVKKVTAGPETNVSLSCLVEGVPQPNIIWTVPDSSDESRYKYNSDKSELIISSVVRSDYGEYICTAKNKISESSAMIMLDVSEHPVAVLSQKKMELEPGQTLSVSCNVSGQPMPALQWVRKTNNDHLLTVDAGGGRVRIEDGYVLVVDNVTPSDGGLYSCIAISPAGNASTDFSLQTWPGKASQVSGTPGPTSVHFTLGASLVDGGSPITHFTLQWKTGRENNWQERVIQSTDPLVITDLNPYTTYSVRFAPQNHLGQGGFSEELTVRTQGIREPDSPVLVASVGKVEGNMFSIPLTQLDNGGAPIIHYTVRYRVNKVDEDWREKDLPSNSTVINLHDLQYKSDYHMEVRAVNPYGSSSPVKLNFSVPQPVAKMNKGGMGKGAVAGIVIAIFLALLIAVDATCCYTNHCGMLMFLAVKLFGQKVPGMKTVEEGDSTSNGKTSPNGDPATEA
- the LOC129837762 gene encoding neural cell adhesion molecule 1-like isoform X1; the protein is MAESMLILRMCSIMLVLGFSEAKMEIITPKQDVLLGEKAMLLCKAGGEGDITWQKDGEDVEGDQVEKVDETSSKLFIRDAKLEDAGLYTCLCEFDTGDRDHTFQTVFVYERPSFGETLAYHEFLEGQDVVITCMVTGKPEVEVNWERDHEKLQSEAGRITRLKDNSLQINNINRKDHGTYTCEAKIKDRPIFEKLDISISVNVPPTAKIHEEVKKVTAGPETNVSLSCLVEGVPQPNIIWTVPDSSDESRYKYNSDKSELIISSVVRSDYGEYICTAKNKISESSAMIMLDVSEHPVAVLSQKKMELEPGQTLSVSCNVSGQPMPALQWVRKTNNDHLLTVDAGGGRVRIEDGYVLVVDNVTPSDGGLYSCIAISPAGNASTDFSLQTWPGKASQVSGTPGPTSVHFTLGASLVDGGSPITHFTLQWKTGRENNWQERVIQSTDPLVITDLNPYTTYSVRFAPQNHLGQGGFSEELTVRTQGIREPDSPVLVASVGKVEGNMFSIPLTQLDNGGAPIIHYTVRYRVNKVDEDWREKDLPSNSTVINLHDLQYKSDYHMEVRAVNPYGSSSPVKLNFSVPQPVAKMNKGGMGKGAVAGIVIAIFLALLIAVDATCCYTNHCGMLMFLAVKLFGQKVPGMKTVEEGDSTSNGDLKLNGLGIPRDTIPKLQTQNGEKNGLQAEVTCDKAPLTKFEKTSPNGDPATEA
- the LOC129837762 gene encoding neural cell adhesion molecule 1-like isoform X3, with translation MAESMLILRMCSIMLVLGFSEAKMEIITPKQDVLLGEKAMLLCKAGGEGDITWQKDGEDVEGDQVEKVDETSSKLFIRDAKLEDAGLYTCLCEFDTGDRDHTFQTVFVYERPSFGETLAYHEFLEGQDVVITCMVTGKPEVEVNWERDHEKLQSEAGRITRLKDNSLQINNINRKDHGTYTCEAKIKDRPIFEKLDISISVNVPPTAKIHEEVKKVTAGPETNVSLSCLVEGVPQPNIIWTVPDSSDESRYKYNSDKSELIISSVVRSDYGEYICTAKNKISESSAMIMLDVSEHPVAVLSQKKMELEPGQTLSVSCNVSGQPMPALQWVRKTNNDHLLTVDAGGGRVRIEDGYVLVVDNVTPSDGGLYSCIAISPAGNASTDFSLQTWPGKASQVSGTPGPTSVHFTLGASLVDGGSPITHFTLQWKTGRENNWQERVIQSTDPLVITDLNPYTTYSVRFAPQNHLGQGGFSEELTVRTQGIREPDSPVLVASVGKVEGNMFSIPLTQLDNGGAPIIHYTVRYRVNKVDEDWREKDLPSNSTVINLHDLQYKSDYHMEVRAVNPYGSSSPVKLNFSVPQPVAKMNKGGMGKGAVAGIVIAIFLALLIAVDATCCYTNHCGMLMFLAVKLFGQKVPGMKTVEEGDSTSNGKTSPNGDPATEA